A stretch of Miscanthus floridulus cultivar M001 chromosome 13, ASM1932011v1, whole genome shotgun sequence DNA encodes these proteins:
- the LOC136500336 gene encoding probable polyamine transporter At1g31830, whose amino-acid sequence MKLRNTAITRANSACFPMGDRVGVKYNSVNEGEERKGGHGIPKVSMVPLIFLIFYEVSGGPFGIEDSVKAAGPLLAIVGFLLFALIWSIPEALITAEMGTMFPENGGYVVWVSSALGPFWGFQQGWAKWLSGVIDNALYPVLFLDYVKSSVPALGGGLPRTLAVLILTVALTYMNYRGLTIVGWVAVFLGVFSLLPFFVMGLIAIPRIEPSRWLEMDLGNVDWGLYLNTLFWNLNYWDSISTLAGEVENPKRTLPRALSYALVLVVGGYLYPLITCTAAVPVVREYWSDGYFSDIARILGGIWLHSWIQAAAALSNMGNFLTEMSSDSYQLLGMAERGMLPDFFAKRSHYGTPLIGILFSAFGVILLSWMSFQEIIAAENYLYCFGMILEFIAFIKLRVTHPNASRPYKIPLGTIGAVLMIIPPAILIIVVMAIASYKVMAVSILAMVIGFVLQPCLGYVEKKRWLRFSISADLPDLPDAQETAEDDAVPLVF is encoded by the exons ATG AAACTGAGGAACACAGCAATAACACGAGCAAATTCAGCCTGTTTTCCAATGGGGGATCGTGTTGGTGTCAAGTACAACAGCGTCAATGAGGGTGAAGAGCGTAAGGGAGGGCATGGCATCCCCAAGGTTTCCATGGTACCCCTCATATTCCTCATATTCTATGAAGTTTCAGGGGGTCCCTTTGGGATTGAGGATAGTGTCAAGGCTGCTGGGCCACTACTAGCAATCGTGGGCTTTCTTCTGTTTGCGCTCATATGGAGCATTCCAGAAGCTCTAATCACTGCTGAGATGGGCACAATGTTCCCAGAGAATGGTGGTTATGTTGTCTGGGTTTCTTCAGCTCTTGGTCCGTTCTGGGGTTTTCAGCAAGGATGGGCAAAGTGGCTCAGCGGTGTCATAGATAATGCCCTCTATCCAGTTCTTTTTCTGGACTATGTCAAGTCCAGTGTTCCGGCTCTTGGAGGTGGGCTCCCAAGGACCTTAGCAGTGCTTATCCTCACAGTTGCGCTTACATATATGAACTACAGAGGGCTGACTATAGTTGGCTGGGTGGCAGTCTTTCTTGGTGTGTTCTCTCTCCTCCCATTCTTTGTGATGGGATTGATTGCTATTCCAAGGATTGAACCTTCAAGGTGGCTTGAAATGGACTTGGGGAATGTGGATTGGGGATTGTATCTAAATACACTGTTTTGGAACCTCAACTATTGGGATTCAATTAGTACATTAGCTGGTGAAGTTGAGAATCCAAAGAGAACCCTACCAAGAGCGCTTTCTTATGCTCTAGTTCTAGTGGTGGGAGGATACCTCTACCCATTGATAACTTGCACAGCAGCAGTTCCAGTTGTTCGGGAGTACTGGTCAGATGGGTATTTTTCAGACATTGCAAGAATTCTCGGTGGCATTTGGTTGCACTCATGGATCCAAGCAGCAGCTGCTTTATCCAACATGGGCAATTTCCTCACTGAAATGAGCAGTGATTCTTACCAGCTTCTTGGGATGGCTGAGCGTGGCATGCTCCCTGACTTTTTTGCCAAGAGATCTCACTATGGAACCCCGCTTATTGGCATCCTTTTCTCTGCCTTCGGTGTGATCCTACTGTCCTGGATGAGCTTCCAGGAAATCATCGCCGCCGAGAACTACCTCTACTGCTTTGGCATGATCCTGGAGTTCATTGCCTTCATCAAGCTTCGGGTGACCCATCCGAACGCCTCTCGGCCCTACAAGATACCTCTGGGCACCATTGGTGCTGTCCTGATGATCATCCCACCAGCTATTTTGATCATTGTGGTGATGGCCATCGCATCCTACAAGGTGATGGCGGTGAGCATCCTAGCGATGGTCATTGGGTTCGTGCTGCAGCCATGCCTAGGGTACGTGGAGAAGAAGCGATGGCTAAGGTTTTCCATCAGTGCAGACCTGCCCGATTTGCCTGATGCACAGGAAACTGCTGAAGATGATGCTGTTCCGCTCGTGTTCTAA